One window of Lacerta agilis isolate rLacAgi1 chromosome 14, rLacAgi1.pri, whole genome shotgun sequence genomic DNA carries:
- the LOC117058159 gene encoding pyrin domain-containing protein 1-like translates to MEKTITDHLMFTLENLQENELKKFKLKLHEFPVKKGCNNIPLGTLEKADVVDLSQLLLSFYMEDYAVQVTADVLRAINCRDEAQRLLSLTG, encoded by the coding sequence ATGGAGAAGACCATCACTGACCACCTGATGTTCACCCTGGAGAACTTGCAAGAGAACGAACTCAAGAAATTCAAGCTCAAGCTCCATGAGTTTCCTGTTAAGAAGGGCTGTAACAACATCCCCCTAGGGACACTGGAGAAGGCAGATGTGGTGGACCTGAGCCAACTCCTCCTGAGTTTCTACATGGAGGATTATGCTGTGCAGGTGACGGCTGATGTCCTCAGAGCTATCAACTGCAGGGATGAGGCACAGAGGCTCCTCAGTCTCACTGGGTGA